TGAAGGCACGGTTACACTGGACGGAACGGTTGCCGGCACGGTGTTCATCGAGGATCTCTTCTTCCATCATCCTCCTACGGCGTACTACGGGTGGATCCGCTCGGCCCGCATCAACCGGAGCGACCTTCCCGAAGGATTCGCCGTTCCGCAGGCACTTGGGACAGAACGGGGCGAGGTCCTGCTTTGGATGTAGCCCTCGCTCACCGGCTCAGGCGAAGCCCTTCAATATCACGTGTCTCGTGGTGGAGATCTCTTGCCAGTAGAGGAAAGAAGGCAGCAAGCCGGTTCATCGGTGATGAGTCCGGCAATACGCTCGCAGAAACACTCGTCGCGCTCACGCTCTTCTCCGGAGTGCTCATCCCGCTCTTGACCTCGATCGGGAGTCTGATCATGGACGACCGTGCGGACAAAATCCATGAGGCGTTGAATTTGGCGCAAATGGAGCTCGCTCTGCCGGAAGTGCAGGAAGCCCGGGAAGGGGATGCCGTCCGTACGGCGCGCGGGCTTAGGGTCGAACGCCGCGTGACGGTGCATGGCGCTCTGGCAGAGATTGATGTGCTCGTCATAGATACCCGGAAAGGAGGTCGGCCCGTTGTCCATCTGGCAAAGACGGTCGTGGCGCAAAACACAAGCCGCGCTCGCTGACCCCTCGGGGTTCACGATCAACGAGCTCATCGTGGCGATGGTGGTCGGATCCATCCTTATAGGATACGCCTTTGAACTCTACACCTTCGCAAGCCGCATCGTATCGCACTGGCGGGCGAGGACGGAACTTGAGGGCGCAGCGCAGGCCATTTTCCACCGGATGATGCTGGATCTACAACGGTCGAGTGACGTAACGATCGACGGGGATACCGTACTGGTGATGCAGGGAGACACACGTGTCACAGCACTCTACCGGATCTCCCGGGGCACCGTGGTACGCAATGATGCACCTATGAACGCGCCGGATGTCGTGCAGGTGAGCGTCCATGCCTCGCGGGTAGGAAACATGGTAGACCTCGGCGTGTGCGCCCGAGCTCGCGGCAACGAGATCCAGGCCGGAGGAAGGGCTGTGCTTCAGTCCAGTTCCACGGCAAAACTCATTCACCGGAATGTGGGGATAGATGTCTATGTCAATGGAGCATATCCGGTCGCGCATCTCCGGTGCGGACATCGCCACGTTTGCCACTCAGCTCTCCGTGATGCTGGAGTCACGCGTCTCGCTCCAGCGCTCTCTGGAAGTGCTGCTCGTACAGACCCGCAATCCCCGCCTCCGGGAGGTCATTGCCGATATCGGCCGCTCTGTCCGCCACGGCAACCCGCTTCACCAGGCGCTTGCACGTCATCCCCGCGTGTTCGACCCGCTCTTCATCGTGACCGTCGAGGTGGGCCAGGAGACGGGGCGTCTGGCCGACGTTCTTGCGCACCTTGCGGAGTATCTTGAGAAAATGGCGGCTCTCCGCCGAAAACTCACGCAGGCCATGACCTACCCGCTCCTTGTTGCTACAGTGGCACTCGGCTCGATCCTCTTCCTCCTGGTGTTCATCGTTCCTTCCTTTGGCGAGATGTTTTCGAGTTTTCAGAAGGAGCTGCCGCCCGTGACAGAATTTGTCGTGGATGTGAGCAAGCTCGTGACTTCCTATGGCTGGTACGCTGCGGGCATTGCTGCGGCCGTCGCCCTTGGCCTCATGTTCCTTGTGGATGGACAGGCACTGGCAAAGCGAGGAGCCGTACTGGCCCTCCGGCTCCCTGTGGCAGGCGACATCCTGGTGAAAACCCAAGTGGCGCGCTTCTGCCGGACTCTGGCAACGCTGCTCGGGGCGCAGGTGTCGCTCGTGAAGGCGCTGGAAGTGTCGGAGCGGGGGCTGTGGATCGAAGGGATGCGGGAGGAAGTGGGACGAATCCAGCGTTCGGTGAAGCATGGCCGGTCGATTTCTGCGCCACTTGAGTCATCCCCGTACTTTCCGCCGATGGTCAGTCAGATGATCGCGGTGGGAGAGGAGACAAGCGAACTGGACAGGATGCTATTCAAAGTGGCTACCTTTCACGAGAGGGAGTTGGACTCGAAGATCGAAGCGCTCTCTTCGCTGATCGAACCCGTGGTGGTCCTGCTCCTGGGCTTTGTGGTGGCGGGCATCCTAATCGCGATGTACCTTCCTATGTTCGAGCTGGTGGGGTCGTTTGGAGGTGGGTGAGAGAGGGGGCAACGTATACGGGAATACATTTTCCCATGTGACACTTGGTTGGCGTCCCCGCCGAGCGCCATCGGAAACACTAACAGCACAACAACTATCGGAAATACGTTACGATTCTCCTTGACAGCCCAGATTGAATTCCGTAGCTTTCGTCAAGTTCTGATGATGTGACGTAGCTGCGGTCTGCACGATGCGAGCTACCATGGGGAGCGGGGGACACATCAGGATTCCCATCATTGTCCCATCGCAACCGAACTCCGAGAAGCCGTGGCTGGGAGGAGGGGTGCCTGATTCCACTCGATTCTTCGAGCTGATCGGACCTAAGGTCATCCCTACAGTATTACCCAGTATTGAAATATGAGGAAACCCACCATCTGTTTCGTCCAGGCAGAAATTGGAATCGAAGAGATGACCTTCTTTGTTCCCTGCCCCAGGGAGGGCGGGTTCTCACTTTGGCGGAGCCTTCAGGATGACACAGTGGATTCTGCGACTCTCCTTGCTCTTGGTACTCATGGTCATCGCGCAATGCTGCGATGATTTTGGCTTGGAACCTGCGATTGGTTGGAGCGATTACCGAGAGGCCAGATTGCTCTATTCAAACGCTGAGGGTGTGCAAGTCCTTGACCTCAAGAGCGGAAAGCGAACAGTATTGGCTAAGAACGGAGAGAGAATCGAGTACTACCATATCGCATCAGCAAACCCTCGGAGCGACGCCGCAAATGCTCGCTGGAGCCCAGACGGGACGAAGATTATCTACGTGGAGGGAATCAGCGAGACAGATTACTCGCAAATCACTATCATGAATGTTGACGGCACAGACAAGCGAGTAGTTGTTGCAGACGGCGCCCCTTTGAAGCCAAATTGGAGTCCGAACGGATCTGAACTCGTCTACCAGAAATCTCCTGCGGGATTTGGCGCAAATCACCAGATTTACATTATTGGCGTAGATGGATCGAACGAAAGACGCGTAACTTTTCGAGACGGTCAAGATTCTCAACCGGCCTATTCAGGAGACGGCGACGCGATAGTCTACACATCCGATATTTCAGGCGCAACATTCACAAGACAGCTGTTCATGATCAGAATTGACGGCACGGACAGTGAGCAGTTGACTTATCCAACCGGCCGAACTCAGCTGGCGAGCGGTCCATCCTCGTCGCGTCGCTCTGACATGATCGTCTTTTCGGGCAAGGATCACGTTGAGCCAGACCTCGAAATATTTCTAATAGGTGAATCAGACCGAAGTATCATTCAATTGACGAATCGAGTTGCCTCAGGCGGTTCATGGATCAACAATGCCGCCGCCTCATGGTCAAACGATGGCAAGTTGGTGGTGTACACTCAACATGCATTCGGATTGGTCTCGGGTCTACGTCCACTGCCCTCGGTATGGGTAATGAAAGCCGATGGCTCTGCTCAAACGCTTATCATTGAGAATGCCCAAGATCCGGATCTCTTTCTGAAACCGTAATAGCTAATTTTGGCTCTTCAATCAAGGAGGCTAAGATAATGCGGACCACTCGACTCTTCTCCTTTTTGTGGATGGCGACTATCGTGACTCAGATGAATTATGCCCAAAAACTCCCGCAAGAATCTATTCACGATTGGTCCACATTAGAGATACCCAAAACCGAAATAAGGGATGGAAATCGGGTAAACGTCCGCACGAATATCCCGGTAGCACTATATGGCATCAACTATGGTCCAATCGCTGCATCACCGGAGACTATTGCGCGTCAGTTCTTGGGCGACTACCACCAAATGTTCAGAATGAAAGGGGACCTCTCGGATCTTCAACATGATCTCACTCAAGAGGTTCCGGGCGGTTATCATGTTCGGTTTCACCAAAATTTCAATGGTATACCGGTTTACCTTTCCGACATTGTTGTGAGCATCAGTTCTAACACGGTGACGATGTTCATGGGCAACTATTTCTCAAGCATTGACTTGGCGTCGGTAAAACCAAGGATCTCTGAAGCGGCAGCGGTGCAAGGTGCAAAGACGGCGATAGGGGCAACGGGAAGCCCAACAGGTCCGCAGAAAATCAAGCTCATTGTTGTATCCGACACCGTTCAATATCATCTCGCGTATCAGATAATTCTGCCCTTGTCAGAACCCGACGGTGAGTGGGAGGTAATCACGGACGCCGAGACGGGGACGATTCTCGCTGTACGAAACCTTGAGTTCAAATACGACGGACACGGTTTTGTCCACAGACCCGACCCGCTTACGACGGCGCAGGCGTACTATGGGGCGCAAGGATATGTTGACAATAACGACAATAATTCCAATGAACTCGCGATACAGAGAATCTCCGTGACCCTTCCGAGCATTGGATACTCGGGAGGAGTCTACAAGTTGGAAGGCCCCTACGTCACCATCTCAGATTGGGATGCTCCGGCAATCGTGCCGGTCACCAGTACAAACGGGAGTTTCTTCTACGACCGGAGTCAAGATGGATTCGAAGACGTGATGGTCTATTTCTACATTGATCAAAACCAGAGGTACTTGCAGAGTCTGGGGTACACGAATATCCAGAACGGCTCCATTGTGGCCGATCCACACGGCCACAATGGACTAGATCGATCATCATACCAGCCCAGCCAGAATAGAATTCGCTACGGGATTGGCGGTGTGGATGATGCAGAGGATGCTGATGTGATCCTGCATGAGTATGGCCATGCCATTCAATCCGCACAGGTGCCGGATTGGGGCGTAACCGATGAGACGGATGCCATGGGTGAGGGCTTTGGGGACTATTGGGCAGGGAGCTATTCGGCCAGTCTCTCTGCTTTTGAACAAGACCGGCTCTACATGTGGGATGCTGGAATCCAAAGTAACTACAGTGGAGTATTCTGGTCGGGTCGGAGACTTGATAGTCCGCTAACGTACTTTGATTACGACGGTAGTCAGGCTATTTATGTGAACTGCGCAATTTGGTCAGGTACCTTATGGGATCTTCGGCAGACTCTTGGCAGAGATGTCACTGACAAACTCGTGATCAAGCACCATTACTACCTATCTTCAAGCGCGACCATGCCCGATGCTGCTCAAGCACTCCTACAAGCAGACAGGGATCTCTACCAAGGCTCACATCTCTTCCAAATAAATGAGACACTTTTCAATCGAGGATTCCGGCCGACGCTGTACGTTCCTTCTGTTTTCTCGACAATTGAGTCAGCTCTGTCGACTGCTGGAAGCGGTCAGACGGTAGCTGTATCTCCCGCAACTTACACCGTCAATGGCAATCTCACTGTTGCCAGCGGCCGCACTCTTCAATTATCTTCTACTACCCTTTCATTCTCGGGCTACTACAAATTGCGTGTAGAGGGTAGACTATATGCCGGCGGTAGCTGCACGTTCACACGCTCAGGAGGCCAGTGGATTGGCATTGAATTCTATGGTGCGCCATCGGGGAGCGAAATCTTCGGTTGCACTATCGAGAACGCACAAACCGGAGTCTCGGTGATCTCATCAGGCTCGACGAGCATCCGTTACTGCACGATTCAGAACAACTCGACTGGCATCTACTCTTCGGGCTCTCAACATGTGATTTCAAACAATTGCGTCACCGGCAATGCTACAGGCGTCAACTGTGCGAACTATTCGACAGTGGATTTCGAAATTAACAACTGGATCAAGTTCAATTCAACAGGGATCGCCATTGACCTTTACTCGACCCCTTGGCTCGGGACAACACAATTCCCAGTCTATTGCAGCATTTGGGGTAACGATTGGGATGTGTGGTCTACCAACCAAGCGACATTGAGCGCTCAAGTCAACTATTGGGGTAGCTATCCCGCGAATCCAATGATCTATGGGGATATAGACATTTCGAACGAGCTCTCGTCCGAGCCATCGATGAAAGTATCAGCATCTCTATCAGTGAAGCCTCCATCTGAGCTTCTCCCTTCGGATGAATCTGGTTCCACGGATACTCTAGGTATGAGTGAGCTTTCCGCCGCATTGTTCCTGGGAGGACCATATGGAAATCGAGACATCCAGAATACTTATCGGAGTCTGATCACGCGCTACCCTGATAAGCATAGTGGTGAGATTGCACTATCACGGCTTGAAGTATCCTGCGAAAAGCAAGGGGAATCACCAAAGGACATGCTGAGATCTCTTGTGGCAATTCACAGGGATGCCACGCTCGGCGACCTGGCCAGGCTTCGCCTCGCCCATCGACTGCTCCAGGACGGAGCAGCTGAAGAAGCGCTTGCTCTTGTTAAGCCAATCGCAGATGCAAGAGGCAGGTTTGAGCGTGAGGCACTCTACGATGTTGGCTCGATTCTTTGGTATAGACTCGGTCAGAAGTTCGAAGGGGAGAAGTGTTTCCGTCTGCTTGCTGATCGGCACCCTGACGATCCGCTAGCGCACTCGGGATTGGCAACTCTCGGCGAGTTGCCAAAGGGAAAGCAGGTGATGAAACCGATTGGGAAGGAATCCGTCCCGGTTTCCTTCTCGCTCGGAGAACCATATCCCAATCCGTTCAATCCGTCCACGCAGATCGATTTCGCGCTTCCGAAGAATGGGTTTGTATCGATGGTCGTCTATGATTGTCTGGG
Above is a window of Ignavibacteriota bacterium DNA encoding:
- a CDS encoding M36 family metallopeptidase yields the protein MRTTRLFSFLWMATIVTQMNYAQKLPQESIHDWSTLEIPKTEIRDGNRVNVRTNIPVALYGINYGPIAASPETIARQFLGDYHQMFRMKGDLSDLQHDLTQEVPGGYHVRFHQNFNGIPVYLSDIVVSISSNTVTMFMGNYFSSIDLASVKPRISEAAAVQGAKTAIGATGSPTGPQKIKLIVVSDTVQYHLAYQIILPLSEPDGEWEVITDAETGTILAVRNLEFKYDGHGFVHRPDPLTTAQAYYGAQGYVDNNDNNSNELAIQRISVTLPSIGYSGGVYKLEGPYVTISDWDAPAIVPVTSTNGSFFYDRSQDGFEDVMVYFYIDQNQRYLQSLGYTNIQNGSIVADPHGHNGLDRSSYQPSQNRIRYGIGGVDDAEDADVILHEYGHAIQSAQVPDWGVTDETDAMGEGFGDYWAGSYSASLSAFEQDRLYMWDAGIQSNYSGVFWSGRRLDSPLTYFDYDGSQAIYVNCAIWSGTLWDLRQTLGRDVTDKLVIKHHYYLSSSATMPDAAQALLQADRDLYQGSHLFQINETLFNRGFRPTLYVPSVFSTIESALSTAGSGQTVAVSPATYTVNGNLTVASGRTLQLSSTTLSFSGYYKLRVEGRLYAGGSCTFTRSGGQWIGIEFYGAPSGSEIFGCTIENAQTGVSVISSGSTSIRYCTIQNNSTGIYSSGSQHVISNNCVTGNATGVNCANYSTVDFEINNWIKFNSTGIAIDLYSTPWLGTTQFPVYCSIWGNDWDVWSTNQATLSAQVNYWGSYPANPMIYGDIDISNELSSEPSMKVSASLSVKPPSELLPSDESGSTDTLGMSELSAALFLGGPYGNRDIQNTYRSLITRYPDKHSGEIALSRLEVSCEKQGESPKDMLRSLVAIHRDATLGDLARLRLAHRLLQDGAAEEALALVKPIADARGRFEREALYDVGSILWYRLGQKFEGEKCFRLLADRHPDDPLAHSGLATLGELPKGKQVMKPIGKESVPVSFSLGEPYPNPFNPSTQIDFALPKNGFVSMVVYDCLGSEVERLAHGYYSAGNHALHWNASALASGVYYARLSVTDDLGNYVYVKTSKLILAK
- a CDS encoding type II secretion system F family protein, with translation MLESRVSLQRSLEVLLVQTRNPRLREVIADIGRSVRHGNPLHQALARHPRVFDPLFIVTVEVGQETGRLADVLAHLAEYLEKMAALRRKLTQAMTYPLLVATVALGSILFLLVFIVPSFGEMFSSFQKELPPVTEFVVDVSKLVTSYGWYAAGIAAAVALGLMFLVDGQALAKRGAVLALRLPVAGDILVKTQVARFCRTLATLLGAQVSLVKALEVSERGLWIEGMREEVGRIQRSVKHGRSISAPLESSPYFPPMVSQMIAVGEETSELDRMLFKVATFHERELDSKIEALSSLIEPVVVLLLGFVVAGILIAMYLPMFELVGSFGGG
- a CDS encoding PD40 domain-containing protein; this translates as MTQWILRLSLLLVLMVIAQCCDDFGLEPAIGWSDYREARLLYSNAEGVQVLDLKSGKRTVLAKNGERIEYYHIASANPRSDAANARWSPDGTKIIYVEGISETDYSQITIMNVDGTDKRVVVADGAPLKPNWSPNGSELVYQKSPAGFGANHQIYIIGVDGSNERRVTFRDGQDSQPAYSGDGDAIVYTSDISGATFTRQLFMIRIDGTDSEQLTYPTGRTQLASGPSSSRRSDMIVFSGKDHVEPDLEIFLIGESDRSIIQLTNRVASGGSWINNAAASWSNDGKLVVYTQHAFGLVSGLRPLPSVWVMKADGSAQTLIIENAQDPDLFLKP